GCGGCGCCGCGCGCGCATACGGCGAGCCCTATGAGACCTCCGACGGTGCCACCGTGATCCCCGTCTCCAAACCGCTCGGCGTGTTTGTCGTGCGCGACGGCAAGGCTTCCTGGGTGCCCGCCGTCGACGCGGACCGGATCGCCCTGATCGGGGTGATCACCGGCCTGCTGGCGGCGGTGATCGGCACCCTGGCGGTGCTCCGGCAGCCGCCCTGGCCGCGGATCACGATCACGGACTGTAGGTGACGCCGACCGCCCGGAAGACGTAGTCGGGCGGCATGTCGAAGGCCAGCGACCGCCGCGGCAGGCCGGCGAGCACGTCGGCCGGGATGGCCGCCTTGTAGTGCAGCGACAGTTCGCCGCTGAACTTCTTGTCAACCTGGGCGACGTCGACGTCGACCTGCAATCCCGTTGACGAAATCTCGACCTGCGCCGCGCCGGTCTGCGGCGCGTCCCAGCGCACGTTGACGGTCGGGCCGGCCAGCTTGGGCAGCATGGACAGCGTCGCCAGCACCCGCTCCGAGGTGAAGACCAGCGAACCCGCATAGCTGGCGACGCTGTGCGGCAACCGCACGCCGGGGAGGACGCCGCTGAACCGCCGGGTCACCGCGACGTAGTCGGCAAGGTAGATAAGGCCCTCCGCCTCGACCTGAGCGTGCAGGTCGGCGGGCAGCTTGCCGATGCCGAACAACCTTCGGACGAAGACCGCCATGACGCCAGTATGACCGCTTGGCCAGTGGCCAACCACGATGGCGAGCAGACGCGGAATCGCATGATTTGCGTGCAAATCATGCGATTCCGCGTCTGCTCGCGAGCCCTGCCAGAGCCGGCGCCCATTGGATCACGGCGCGGTGATCCAACCGAACCTAAAGCTTTACTTGACCTTTAGGTCAGCGCCGCCCGACGATTGAATCCATGCGCCGACTGCTAGCTTCGCTGGGGGCTGTGGCGTGCGTGGTGTGCGCGTCGCTTCTGCTCGCCCCGGCAAGTGGTGCGGCGACCCCCTGGTTCGCGAACTCCGTTGGCAATGCCACGCAGGTGGTTTCGGTCGTCAGCACCGGCGGTTCCACCGCGCAAATGGACATCTATCAGCGCACCGCCGCGGGCTGGCAGGCGCTCAAGACCGGCATCCCCACCCACGTCGGTTCGGCGGGCATGGCGCCGCAGGCCAGGAGCGGGGTTCCGGCCACCCCGATGGGGGTGTACACGCTCGACTCCGCCTTCGGCACGGCGCCGAATCCCGGTGGGGGACTGCCCTATACGCAAGTCGGGCCGAATCACTGGTGGAGCGGCGACGACCATAGCCCCACCTTCAACTCCATGCAGGTCTGCCAGAAATCCCAGTGCCCGTTCAGCACGGCCGCGAGCGAGAACCTGCAAATCCCGCAGTACAAGCACGCGGTGGTGATGGGCGTCAACAAGAACAAGGTCCCGGGCGGCGGTGCGGCGTTCTTCTTCCACACCACCGACGGCGCCCCCACCGAGGGCTGCGTGGCGATCGACGATGCCCAGCTGGTGCAGATCATCCGGTGGCTGCGGCCCGGCGCGGTGATCGCGATCACCAAGTAGCCGGGCGTCAGTCCAGGGCGCGACCGGCTTTGACCTTAAAGTCCAAGCCCGCCAACGACATTGTGGCCTCATAGGTGCGGTCGTAGCCGGTGGCGCTGATCTTCCAGCCATCGTCGGTGCGCCGGTAGGTGTCGCGGTAGAAGGCCGCACCGATCAGCATGAAGTCGAAATCGGCGACGATGACCCGGTCTTGCAAGTACCAGGTGCCCGACGCTTCATCGCCCCCCACCGTGATCTCCGGGTGAGTCACCCGGTGTTCGGTGATGACGGCCGGGCCCAGTGACCTGCGCATGTAGTTCACCAGGTCGACGCGGTTGGTGAAGTGCAGCTCCGCACCGACCGACGACCCGTAATCGCCGACCACGTCGTCGGTCAGCGTCTCGGCGAAGTCGTCCCAGCGCTTGGTGTCCAGCGTGCGCAGATACCGGTACTTGACCTGTTTGATCGCTTCGATGTCGGCTATCTCGGAGGCGAAGTCTTGGGGGCTCATCAGGTCATTGCAGCACACGGGTGACCATGTCGATCAGCGCCCGTCGCTCCCGATGCCAGTCGATCGGGGTCCCGGTGATCATCTGCGCCAGCACCACCCCGCGCAGGGTGGCCCAGATCACTTCGGCCACACCGGAATTCGCCGGGTCTTCGGTGATCAGCCGGCCGAGCTGGCCGATCGCGGAGTTCATTTCGAGCAGGTGGCGCCGCGAGGACTCGCCCGGACCGCCGCGGGTGGCGCGCAGGATTTCGAAGGCGGCCATCGACGTCGGGCTGCTATAACAGCGCCAGGCGGTGTCGACGACGACCTCGATGCGCTCGCGCAGCGGAAGCTCGCTGACATTGGCCGACGACAGACTGTCGACCAGCCTGGCCACGCCGTCGTCGACGACGGCGATCAGCATGCCGTTGCGGTCGCCGAAGTGATACTGGATGACTCCCCACGTCACGCCGGCGCGTTCGGCCACGTGCTTGGCGGTCGCGGCGGCGAACCCCTCCTCCACGATGCACCGGACCGTCTCGTCGATGATCCTGGCCCGAGTGTCATCCCCGCGTTTGCGCGGCGCGCTGGTGCGCCGGGTGGGTCTGATGGAGCGCCCGGGTGTCCGGTTCGCGGCAATGGACATTGTTGACTTTATAACATAGCCACGACTATTTTTGGGTCGGTGAGTCAGTCCCGATACGCGCGGTTGTCCCGTGAGCAGCTTGCCGTCCTGGTCCCCGAACTGCTGTTGATCGGGCACATGATCGACCGTTCCGGCATGGCCTGGTGCATTAGCTCGTTCGGTCGCGAGGAGATGGTGCAGATCGCCATCGAGGAGTGGGCGGGCGCCAGCCCGATCTACACCAAGCGCATGCAGCGGGCGCTGAACTTCGAGGGCGACGACGTGCCCACCATCTTCAAGGGCCTACAGCTCGACATCGGCGCGCCGCCGCAATTCATGGATTTCCGGTACACCATCCACGACCGCTGGCACGGCGAATTCCACCTCGACCACTGCGGCGCGCTGCTCGACGTGGAGCCGATGGGCGAGGAGTACGTGTTCGGGATGTGCCACACCATCGAGGATCCGACGTTCGACGCCACCGCGGTGGCGACCAACCCGCGCGCGCAGATGCGTCCCATCCACCGCCCGCCGCGGCAGCCGGCGGATAGGCATCCGCACTGCGCGTGGAC
The nucleotide sequence above comes from Mycobacterium malmoense. Encoded proteins:
- a CDS encoding TetR/AcrR family transcriptional regulator; translation: MSIAANRTPGRSIRPTRRTSAPRKRGDDTRARIIDETVRCIVEEGFAAATAKHVAERAGVTWGVIQYHFGDRNGMLIAVVDDGVARLVDSLSSANVSELPLRERIEVVVDTAWRCYSSPTSMAAFEILRATRGGPGESSRRHLLEMNSAIGQLGRLITEDPANSGVAEVIWATLRGVVLAQMITGTPIDWHRERRALIDMVTRVLQ
- a CDS encoding L,D-transpeptidase family protein, which translates into the protein MRRLLASLGAVACVVCASLLLAPASGAATPWFANSVGNATQVVSVVSTGGSTAQMDIYQRTAAGWQALKTGIPTHVGSAGMAPQARSGVPATPMGVYTLDSAFGTAPNPGGGLPYTQVGPNHWWSGDDHSPTFNSMQVCQKSQCPFSTAASENLQIPQYKHAVVMGVNKNKVPGGGAAFFFHTTDGAPTEGCVAIDDAQLVQIIRWLRPGAVIAITK
- a CDS encoding nuclear transport factor 2 family protein — its product is MCCNDLMSPQDFASEIADIEAIKQVKYRYLRTLDTKRWDDFAETLTDDVVGDYGSSVGAELHFTNRVDLVNYMRRSLGPAVITEHRVTHPEITVGGDEASGTWYLQDRVIVADFDFMLIGAAFYRDTYRRTDDGWKISATGYDRTYEATMSLAGLDFKVKAGRALD